In the Anolis sagrei isolate rAnoSag1 chromosome 1, rAnoSag1.mat, whole genome shotgun sequence genome, CATCGAAAGGCTAGAAGCAAATGTATTTCAAAAATGGAATGCCACCCACAATCATTATAATATATGTAGTCTCTGTGGAGTTAGGCTATTAGGTTTCAAGAGGAATCACACTTGTGCTACTAAGATAGATGGGAATACTCTCATGAAACACCTTGGGTCTCTGTTCTACACATTTTGTTGAATATTAtcaaatgttttcaaactgtatcTAAAGCTGCTATCAAATATTCTTTCCTTTTATAAGGAGGACAGTGAAGATCTGAAATGCCAGCTACAGTTTGTTAAAGAAGAAGCTACCCTGATGAGGAAAAAAATGGCCAAAATAGACAAGGAGAAGGACAGATTTGAACACGAGCTTCAGAAGTATAGGTCCTTTTATGGCGATCTGGACAGTCCTTTGCCAAAAGGGGAAGCCGGGGGTCCTCCTACCACAAGAGAATCAGAACTTAAGCTTCGTCTGAGGTTAGTTGAGGAAGAAGCCAATATTCTgggtaggaaaattgtggaaCTGGAAGTTGAAAACAGGGGGTTAAAGGCAGAACTTGATGACTTAAGAGGAGAAGATTTCTCAGGGACAGCCAATCCTCTCATGGGAGAGCAGAACGAATCTCTGTCTGAGTTACGACAGCATCTGCAGCTGGTTGAGGATGAAACTGAATTGCTGCGGAGAAACTTGGCGGATGCAGAAGAACAAAACAAGCGCATTACAGCAGAGCTGAACAAGTACAAATACAAGACAGGGGCTCATGACACATCAAGACACCATGATAGTGCCAAGACTGAAGCCCTTCAAGAGGAGCTGAAAGCTGCACGCATGCAGATCAATGAGCTCAGTGGCAAAGTCATGCAGCTTCAGTATGAAAACAAAATCCTGATGTCCAACATGCAGCGTTATGATCTGGCTTCTCACTTGGGGATCCGAGGCAGCCCCAGGGACAGCGATGCTGAAAGTgatgcaggaaaaaaagaaagcgaTGATGATTCACGTCCCCCACACCGCAAAAGGGAAGGGCCCATTGGTGGAGAAAGTGACTCAGAGGAGGTCCGCAATATACGGTGCTTGACCCCCACAAGATCTTTCTACCCTCCCCCGGCAGGATGGCAGAAAAGCTTCACAGACCGGCAGCAAATGAAGGACATCCGGTGTGAAGCAGAACGCTTGGGAAAGACGATAGATCGGCTGATTTCAGATACCAGCACCATCATAAGCGAGGCAAGAATTTTTGTGGCCAATGGAGACTTCTTTGGACTTATGGATGAGGAAGATGATGGCAGTAGGATACGAGAACATGAACTACTGTATCGGATAAATGCTCAGATGAAGGCATTTAGGAAAGAGCTCCAGACCTTCATTGACAGACTGGAAGTTCCAAAGTCTTCGGAGGATCAGACTACAGATGAACCTTTGTCAGTGAGTCAGGTAGATTTTTACTTAGCAAGCCATCTAGGTAAAATGTTTCAGCCCAAGATGAATTGTGGCTATTGTATCAACAGTTTCATAAAAGGTTTATGATATGCAGGGGTGGGGTGAGGTCTTAAATTTCTGAGGCTTAATTTTAAACATTCTAAACCATAATTTGCAACTTAATTCTAATATCCATTCAATGTGACATATAGCTAAACAGAGCTGATGTTAGAAGTTAGGATAGCTGAATACGGCTGCTCTTCCAGGGTTTGAATAATTACCATTTTTGGACTATATGTTGGTTAGAGTTATTGAAGACACAGTACCAAAATATATTCCAAGCTCTACATGAAACACAACTTTGTACCAAACCTTTTACCAAGCCACGTGGTTGCTGCTCCAATTGAACACCAGCTCGCTTGTCTGTCCTTTCTCTTGGGTTGGGAAAGATGTAAGCATAGCAGCAAAGGTAGTAATGTTGGCTTTGTCAACCTGCTTACTCGCATTTCTGTAAATAAGTAGTAGGCAATGACAATAATTCCTCTTCCTTGGTACCATCATTTGCTTCCTCTGGACTTGTTCACCCATTGTTTGCTGTTACCTTCAGTGTTAGTGGAATGAGGAAAATCCTCTGGGTTGTAGCTTACCCTTTCAATGAGCTCTCCATGGTGCTACAAACCTACCTCAATTCAGCACCTCAAATGTTTATAGACTAAAATTCAGAGCATACACGTGGCTTTTTTCTAGCACTGCCACTGATTTATACCTGGAAAGCAAGTATGCAGTACTGGTGAGTAGTAGCAGCTCTCAATTTTTCACTGAAAAGAGTTTTCACTCCATTAAAAATGTATTGCCCAGGGAACTGCAGAAGAAAAGTagaaaaatattttgcaaattCATCATCATTATATCAGTGTAATAAGAAGCACTGTCTAATAAGAAGAGGGTTCAGATAGAGATTGTATTACTGTTTGTTCCAGAGTGTGAATCTGTGAGCAAGAGAATTTCTACTCCTTCAGTTCTtgctacattaaaaacattaaattccTCTTAAATTGTTAACTAGATATTTGGCGGAGTCCTTTGTAATCAACGCAAGAAGGTAGAAAGaatgaaatcaagaaataattataAGGAAAGGCATAATCTGAAGCATATGGCCTCAGATATCGTTATAGGCAATTGAAATGTTTGAAtaattttgaattaaaaaaaatagctggGTTACACATAACTGTATGCCATAAAATGTAAGGAGTTTTGCTGTTGGTACTATATGGGTACTTCAATCATCAGCATTATATCTCTACCCTTAAAAAGCCACCACTTGCTGGTAAACAATCCTGTTTACTGGGCTTAGCTGATAAgaatttgtttttcaaattatatagcTAGCCTATTTTCTGGCAGAGTTTCTTCCTTAAATAATGATGGAACTTGAATAATCAAGAGAAACAGATTGGTAACTCCAAGCAGTCTAAAAGAGTCACTTTTGCCTGCACCATGTAGTTAACTCAGAGATTTTTCTTTCCTCGAGATGTGGTAGTGGCATTTTAAAATGATCACACATAGTTTTGGAGATAAGTTTCTCACTGGGCTTTGAAGCAGAAGCAGTCTTCTTTTGAGCAATAGAAATGGGAGACAACTTGGAAAGTTGTCTTCAGTCTTTACAATATGTTTTAAAGAACGGGGCTGGATAACAATTTGGTGTGATCCAGTGGAGGAATTCAGTTTGAACTTTCTCACATGCTTTGCATCAAAATAAGAAATATTTGTAGAGCCATTCTCTTTTATATATAAGTTGCCATGGACTCTTTTGTCTTTGCTGTCTTGGCCATTCACAGATCTTGGTAACAGTGTTAGGATCATTATGAATTATGATTAGATGGTTCAGTCCAGAAAATGCAGTATACATCCTGCAATGTTTTCTGCATGTGTTTCTAGTTTACTAAATGTTCCAAATGTAGTGCAGTGGGAGAAGAGAGGGCTGTTTAAACTATCCCAAAAATTGCATGCTTTGTTTTCtcttagtacagtgtttctcaatctgggggtcgggacccctggggggagtcaCAAgtgggtatcagaggggtcaccatcagaaaacacagtattttctgttggtcatggggttctatctgggaagtttggcccagttctatcgttggtggagttcagaatgctatttgattataggtgaactataaatcctagcaactacaacttccaagtggcaaggtctattttccccaaacttcaccagtgtttgcatttgggcatattgagtatttgtgccaaatgtggtccagatctatcattgtttgagttcacattgctctctggatgtaggtgaactacaacttcaaaactcaaggtcaatgcccaccaagcccttccagtattttctgttggtcatgggagttcaatgtgtcatatttggttcaattccatcgctggtggagttcagaatgctctttgattgtaggtgaactataaatgacagcaattataactcccaaatgaccaaatcaatcccgcccccaaccccatcagcatttaaatttgggcatattgggtatttctggttcagtgaatgaaaatacatcttgcatatcacatatttccatgacaattcataacagtagcaaaattacagttatgacataacgggaaaaaaatcatggttgtggggtcaccacaacatgaggaactgtcttaaggggtcacagcattaggaaggttgagaaacactgtcctagtaAGTCATATATTCTACAAGTATCGTATTGCTTAGCTTCTCCAAATGAAACAGATGAACTGAAGAGTAAAATTAAATCATAGAAACTGCCAGAACCCAAGAAACAGGacgcatttttttcttttaaaatttccaGTTATCTGAGACCCAAGCAATGCTGCTGTTTTTCCTCTTGTAATATTGCAATTGCACTTTCATTAACATAGCATTATCTTGTCTTTGTATTTGCTTTCCCAGATGTTCCAGCCTATCATTTTACTTATTCTCATCCTTGTATTATTTTCATCCCTTTCTTACGCAACAATATTTAAACTTGTCTTCCTTTTCACGCTGTTCTTTGTGCTGTAGatctttttcattgtttttaccaTTCATTGTAGTATTATTTTCAGTTTGTTTCATTTTGTCCATCCTCTCAAGATAAGAAGTTCAAGAGCTATAGTTTCTGTAGTAATCACTGCTATAAAAACACTGAAGACTACTCATTTGAAAGAATGGAAATCAGCTATCCTTAgatgccaaaaacaaaaaaagggaaaactCCAAGGATCTCCACAACCGAATCAGAATTCTGCTAATAAAAATACTAGGTAAGCATCTTCATTCGTTTTGTTTTAATTCCAacacctccccctttctctctctctcagttttAGAAAATTCAGAATAAAAACAAGGGTACACATTTCCAGCTAATATTGTTTTTACAAGATCAAAATCAAGTGTAGTAGAAATGCTGCATTTTCTCTGCAGAATATTGAAGTTATGAGCTCATTAAAGTGTGAGTAGTACAACTATATAGCTATATTTCTAAAGATGCACATATTCACAGAGAGAAGATAATCACAGTCATTTCaatacacacacagaaacacacatgTGCACAGTGTTTTTTATAGGTAAAAAATAGAAAAGTTCAGAGCAGAAGCTTTGAACTGAAGAGGAATGCAACATGGAGTTTGTCTGACTTCGACTGACAGCTGCTGAGTCCAAAACCAAATTGCTGTCTTGGTAGTGAATGCATATTATCTTTAGTGGCTGGAAACATGAGAATTATCAGAGCAAATATCAAATTTAATTGACCAAAATTGTGATGACTTCACTCAGTTGTCACTTAGCAGATATCCTTCTGTATTTATTattggatatatattttttgtactAAGCCTATAAGCCATTTCTCACTATCTTGCCTTAAGATTTTACTGTAGTTCATTTCTTTAATATGTAGGCTTTTGATGAAGGGATAGAGAAGACTAAAAAAGAAACGCATGCACTTAAAGCATATGCAGAGATCTGATCTTTGTAAGTCAGACATAGCTTTCACAACAGATACAGAAATTGGTTTTTCACTTCTGCATGTCACCACAGGAGGTCCTCTGAGCAGAGTGCCTATCATCAGTGGTGGCTTCACAGCCTTTATAGCCCCACTTCTGTTGTAGCTCCAGGCTGGCCGCAAACCCAAGTAGTGTAAGGCAGCTGGCACATTGCGTTCAACTCAATGGGTCCATTATGAAACATCTAATTCTACCAAGGTCCCAGATATGTTTATAcacgcacgcgcacacacacacacacagacacatattcCAAAATATGCTTGTATACCAAAACTAGGACATTTGGAGAAATGGTGAGGCATCTGCCTATCAAGCAATTAGAACCATCAAACTGAAATACatattcaaagcaaaaaaaagggACTAGTTCCTGTattagatattagatcagctgtGTGCAGAAGCTGCTCCATGCCCAAAATACAATCAATTGAAAGAATGCTTTATTGTTTTTGAACATGTACTAATTTGAATGAGATACCTCAGATTCTTCACACTCCACTCAACTAACATTTAATACCATTTCTTTGATTTCTCTTGTGGTAGTACTTTTATTTTAGTTCTATGTCCCATTTCCAATTGTGATTGCACATGTTGAAACAGTATATGTGAAAAGTTGAATGAGTGATATCTGTGTTCAAAGGGGTCTTATAGCACCTTAGAAACTAAGTGAGAGAGCTAAGTTGATTGTATAAAATTTTGAAGACCTAGGATGCTTCTAcacagaactaatgcagtttgatgccaccgAAGTTGGCCACTGTCATTGCAAAATGAGGCAATCAAAACAGCTCATATCAGTGAAGCATGCACttctttattaaataaataaacaggtgtATGATGTTCAAAGCTATGTACCACAAATGATCCTGTGGCTGTTTACACAGAGGTAAGTCTCCCAAATTCAGTGGGGTGATGCTTCTAAGAAATTTAAGAAGACATGGCACTTAATTGCACTATAGTCTCATCTGTATAAGTTTAGTGTTTGAGATGTTGATGTATGAATCATTATCCACTTGCCACTCCTTTTGAAAACCAATGCAAATTAGCCCCAAGCCTATTTGGGTGTTTCCTTTGCTTTGAGGAGAATCACAACCCTGGCCCCTAAATTGGGTACTTGTTTGTTGTGGGAACCTGGTCCTTCTCCATGTCTGGACCCAAATGGTGCACTGCCTAATCTTAACACAGTTTTACATCACAGGGGAAACAATGTACTTCGAGCAGGCTCTTCTTTTCAGATCTACCTCTTAAAATGTGAACAGTGCTGTTTCACTCATGGAACTGATGCCCATTTGTTGATTACTTGAGAACCTTATATGAATAGGGCGGTTTCATTCTGTCATGGCtgcatgctatggaatgctggatCTTGTAGTTTCATGAGAGACTAACAAATCTACCTATttctaaactgcaattcccagaggATGGAAACATGATACTTATATTGGAATATAGCATTATTATTGTTTCATATAGTAAAGCTCCTGTTCTGCTAAAGTCTTAAAggcatggaagcttttaaaggctTCCTTAGCAGCCCTTTATTTTTCCGAAGAAATCCCTCATGACACAGTAGCTTTGTTGCTGTTGTGAAGTGATGCTTAGCTTCTCCATTCGTTGAATCCACAGTTCTTAGGAAATCATGGGTAAGGTACTGAGGGAATTGTAGTCAAACtcaataacttttccaagttctataTTCATTTGAATGTAATTAGTTGCCTTGCCATGAGACAGATCACTGAATAATAGTATTGatatctctctcttttcttcctttttgataGCTTTTTAGCATCCCACTTCAGCCTGTATTTTTAGGGATTTGTAATATGGGAGTTACAAAACATCCGTTCCTCCCAGCCAAAACTTGTCATATAAATTTGTAGCACTAGACTGAATTGGGTTTTGCTAGATTTTTTTCATCATTCCCTTGAGAAGGGAAAATCAGCTTTAAGAGTTGCTGACTCAAACTCATAAAATTTTAAACATTAATGATAGAACTATGCCAGCAATAATATGGTAATTCTTGATGCTTTTTCCTCCTTAATAAAGATATCGTTAACTTGAGAAGGGTGGATCCATGACTCGCACAAATGATTTGTCAGACTTGAATGTAACAGCTATAATTTCCCAGCCCTGTAAGGTCCCACTGCATTTTTTTCattaagaagaaggggaaaatgaaGTGACACAACTCACACAGTTGCACCCAAGGTCTTAGTTTGTACTAGCTCTATGTTTGGTAACACTACCAGCCTGGGACTACCTGTTGTATTCCAACTTTAAAACTCATTACAGGTGGAGGTAATAACTTTGTTCATTCAAATATCAGGGGAAGGGGTGGTTGTATCATTTTAAGACAAAAAAAAGGATGTGTGGCTGAAAGGAAGGCAATCCTCTCTTCCTATTCAAACCCCAAAGTTGGCAAAATGACCAGCTTACAGATAAATACACCACTGAAATAGCACATGGGTCACATTGATGTGATGCTGCCACAAATACATTCAATGGCAACGTGAAGGCTCTTGTTCAAGGACAGGGATATTTCTCTCCTCTGAAAACATGTGAGCTCAAAGGTCCTTGTTACAGATATAATAAGACAAGGATCTGGTGACATGTGTCGCCAGTGCTTTGGAATCACAGCGGAAGAAAGCAGGTGCCTTGGCCAAGCCGAAATATCCTTAGCCATTGGAAAATAGAAAATTCGCCAGAAACAGTGACTAAATGTGTCATTAAAGGGGGCGGGGAATGAACTACAGATGACCTTCAGGAGTTGTTTACAACTTGTACAGAGTCTTAAGAACATCACACTCCAGTTCCTTTGCTTGGAATAGACTAGATTAATTTTATACTGCTGCTATGACAAGGGAAAACAAAACGTAAGGCTAGAGACTATTTAGATCTAAAATATTTGCTACCAGATGATGTGTGATGCTGGAAAGAAGCACAAGTGAAAACAACTTTCCAAAAAGCCACACTATACACTTCTAGTCCACATCTAGAAGTGTGCACTGTTcaagtctttcttttttcttttttcctttctctgttcCCTATGATGCCATgagggccatcgagtccaatccCCTGTTATgatcatccagtctctgtttaaaaaccttcagagaaggagatgttGCTACACTGAGGCAATgcattccattgtcaaacagcttttaccattataaaattcttcctaatttttaggtTGAATATCTCCACAGTTTGAAtcaattgttctgtgtcctattcAGAAAGCAAGCCGGTTCCATCTTCAATACAGCATccattcaaatattatttaaGCATAGCCATCATGTCACCTATTCTTCTCCAGGCTACACAtatccagttccctaagctgcacTTCATAGGGCCTGGCTTCCAAACATTTGACCATTTTGATCacacttctctggacacattctactTCTTCAACATCTTGAATTGTGATACCTAGAACTGGTCACATTCCAGATGGGGTCTGAACAAAGCAGAAgagcttttttttaaaggattttcaaATAGGAAATCTAGAGTTCAACTTGGTCTATGAATGGTTGTTGCCAAAATGGCTCTTACATCTTCATTGAGAATGCCTGTTCTTTTCTACCAACACTAGCAAAAGGCTGCGTAGCCACATG is a window encoding:
- the MTCL3 gene encoding microtubule cross-linking factor 3 isoform X1, with the protein product MSQAPSGGSPGGAPPPAASRLLPEGSSSSSSSPRSKQQQQHRASSPGRPRDPHARQPSPASKASSARQAQQQQQQQQQSKGSRAKAAAAAGGGAEKPPPAAPSGAVQAGDGAEPLVQAGTSGAPKANPDKRDAERERDSQSQGRAGAQGPTAPPAGGPGKGRALPATGGGYWKEGCLQSELIQFHLRKGLAAAAQMQSHGGQPGDGTRAEEQAQAPLPTPAAPMAGSPEANGQGKALGGALSAAQQQELQDEVEKLWEENEALKNEIDELRTEMDEMRDSFFEEDACQLQEMRHELERANKNCRILQYRLRKAERKRLRYAETGEIDGELLRSLEQDLKVAKDVSVRLHNELENVEEKRTTTEDENDKLRQQLIEVEIAKQALQNELDKLKEQSMKRRGSKDLQKSEKKSQQTEEDSEDLKCQLQFVKEEATLMRKKMAKIDKEKDRFEHELQKYRSFYGDLDSPLPKGEAGGPPTTRESELKLRLRLVEEEANILGRKIVELEVENRGLKAELDDLRGEDFSGTANPLMGEQNESLSELRQHLQLVEDETELLRRNLADAEEQNKRITAELNKYKYKTGAHDTSRHHDSAKTEALQEELKAARMQINELSGKVMQLQYENKILMSNMQRYDLASHLGIRGSPRDSDAESDAGKKESDDDSRPPHRKREGPIGGESDSEEVRNIRCLTPTRSFYPPPAGWQKSFTDRQQMKDIRCEAERLGKTIDRLISDTSTIISEARIFVANGDFFGLMDEEDDGSRIREHELLYRINAQMKAFRKELQTFIDRLEVPKSSEDQTTDEPLSVSQMFQPIILLILILVLFSSLSYATIFKLVFLFTLFFVL
- the MTCL3 gene encoding microtubule cross-linking factor 3 isoform X2 encodes the protein MSQAPSGGSPGGAPPPAASRLLPEGSSSSSSSPRSKQQQQHRASSPGRPRDPHARQPSPASKASSARQAQQQQQQQQQSKGSRAKAAAAAGGGAEKPPPAAPSGAVQAGDGAEPLVQAGTSGAPKANPDKRDAERERDSQSQGRAGAQGPTAPPAGGPGKGRALPATGGGYWKEGCLQSELIQFHLRKGLAAAAQMQSHGGQPGDGTRAEEQAQAPLPTPAAPMAGSPEANGQGKALGGALSAAQQQELQDEVEKLWEENEALKNEIDELRTEMDEMRDSFFEEDACQLQEMRHELERANKNCRILQYRLRKAERKRLRYAETGEIDGELLRSLEQDLKVAKDVSVRLHNELENVEEKRTTTEDENDKLRQQLIEVEIAKQALQNELDKLKEQSMKRRGSKDLQKSEKKSQQTEEDSEDLKCQLQFVKEEATLMRKKMAKIDKEKDRFEHELQKYRSFYGDLDSPLPKGEAGGPPTTRESELKLRLRLVEEEANILGRKIVELEVENRGLKAELDDLRGEDFSGTANPLMGEQNESLSELRQHLQLVEDETELLRRNLADAEEQNKRITAELNKYKYKTGAHDTSRHHDSAKTEALQEELKAARMQINELSGKVMQLQYENKILMSNMQRYDLASHLGIRGSPRDSDAESDAGKKESDDDSRPPHRKREGPIGGESDSEEVRNIRCLTPTRSFYPPPAGWQKSFTDRQQMKDIRCEAERLGKTIDRLISDTSTIISEARIFVANGDFFGLMDEEDDGSRIREHELLYRINAQMKAFRKELQTFIDRLEVPKSSEDQTTDEPLSMFQPIILLILILVLFSSLSYATIFKLVFLFTLFFVL